A stretch of Pseudolysobacter antarcticus DNA encodes these proteins:
- a CDS encoding ECF-type sigma factor translates to MSELPSAASRSVSSVQPTDALFSGVYARLKAMASRQRARVGSATLNTTALVHELYLKLSTSRELNFETPAQFFDYAAQAMRHILVDRARERMSLKRGGEIIMEDEDAVIHLADGTAERTLQLDDALRRLERDDPRAARLVALHYFAGLSLPEIAALTGVATRTLNRDWRYARAFLYEQIG, encoded by the coding sequence ATGTCGGAATTGCCATCGGCAGCATCTCGATCGGTGTCATCTGTGCAACCCACCGATGCCTTGTTCAGCGGCGTGTATGCGCGTCTCAAGGCAATGGCCAGTCGGCAGCGCGCGCGTGTCGGCAGCGCCACGCTGAACACCACCGCACTCGTGCACGAGTTGTATCTGAAACTCAGCACAAGTCGCGAACTGAATTTTGAAACACCGGCGCAATTTTTCGATTATGCCGCGCAGGCCATGCGCCATATCCTGGTCGACCGCGCGCGCGAACGCATGAGCCTGAAACGCGGCGGCGAAATCATCATGGAAGACGAGGATGCCGTGATCCATCTCGCCGACGGCACCGCCGAACGTACCTTGCAACTCGACGATGCGCTGCGCCGCCTGGAACGCGACGATCCGCGTGCGGCGCGGCTGGTCGCGCTGCATTATTTCGCAGGCTTGTCGTTGCCGGAAATCGCCGCCCTGACCGGTGTTGCCACACGCACGCTGAATCGCGACTGGCGGTACGCGCGCGCCTTTTTGTATGAGCAAATCGGTTAG
- a CDS encoding nuclear transport factor 2 family protein: MTLVIEMLQKISVRSESQGEAWEMQHDPAAIYASYIVAVAQRDLATVLALASEDYAGGLRRSRGSASFMAFFGMWCENYPAHRDVLACFIDGDTAILETVVEIAQVAMPGRVALIHDGDNWRVHSERCGNGHRRMPTPRLSPCKLS; this comes from the coding sequence ATGACTTTGGTGATTGAGATGTTGCAGAAGATTTCTGTTCGTTCCGAATCGCAAGGCGAGGCGTGGGAAATGCAGCATGATCCTGCGGCAATTTACGCCAGCTATATAGTCGCGGTCGCGCAGCGTGATCTCGCAACCGTTCTTGCGCTTGCGAGCGAGGATTATGCGGGCGGGTTGCGCAGGTCGCGTGGTAGCGCCAGCTTCATGGCGTTCTTCGGGATGTGGTGCGAAAACTATCCAGCGCATCGCGATGTGCTCGCGTGTTTCATCGATGGCGATACTGCGATTCTTGAAACCGTCGTGGAGATCGCCCAAGTGGCCATGCCCGGACGGGTTGCGCTGATCCACGACGGTGACAACTGGCGAGTGCATTCGGAACGTTGCGGCAATGGACATCGGCGCATGCCAACCCCCAGACTATCGCCATGCAAACTCTCATGA
- a CDS encoding right-handed parallel beta-helix repeat-containing protein, whose product MRSKMKLTVILLLLVASTILPLFASATTVCVNSVATLQNAIATWKGLSSGDMTIHIVQGNYPITMNGYTEPNGNATLSLLGGYTANCANRVVNPTNTVIDGQNSANVMFQISAENDVTVEGISFVGLRYGFVLFFDDFENGSGYTFTVRFNIFRDAQVDSSTTKTSAGVYIHGAPDSGGVNIYFQNNLVYDIAVYGVYTSTVPSVAIDSREDGFLAIGSNTIVANNTPMWVDFYEPGSGAAILENNIIYNGTATALDVSHSDAGPYARYNILGPVMGALSANVANLGADPLFVDINSHDYHLSNNSLAVNSGGPAVGIPGGYPSHDLDDKTRVVGSQIDRGAYESAFDDLNNITVTTAIDNGSNSSPTVGSLRWAIKGANANSGDSKISFSIPCPTLINISGPLLPDITTAVTIDGYTNSGATKNTSYASFNANLCVYLNGENSAGYGLHTSGSGTLTVRGLGFVGFTDAAVRLEGGAGNYVNGNQFGDVAFTVNNHDAVRITGASGHALIGGYDDPSVVNLIAGCSDFGIYIDNSSGGSSVANNLIGLGTNGVSANGNGNGVFIYNSPNNTLLYNYIVNSSGYGVEIAGFGTVSNNVVQSNVIGINPAGQEAGNAGGGVVIQGSYATNNIIGAPLNATYGGNTIAYNGGPGVWASASAGVGNRILANSIYSNGGLAIDLGTAGATANDTFDNDSGANDLQNYPVMSNAFRTVNQGEVLQGVLDSFNGNGAGFRLDFYYSSSCTGIGTPARGDTEVYLGTTAVYTDINGHAAYWVKLPLPFITTLGYVSATATAPDGSTSEIGECKLESKDLIFRSTFEGGGF is encoded by the coding sequence ATGAGATCGAAAATGAAATTGACCGTGATCTTGCTGCTGCTGGTGGCAAGCACGATTCTGCCGTTATTCGCGAGCGCGACGACGGTATGCGTCAACAGTGTCGCCACTTTGCAAAACGCAATCGCGACCTGGAAGGGACTATCCAGTGGCGACATGACGATCCACATCGTGCAGGGCAATTACCCGATCACGATGAATGGATATACCGAGCCCAATGGCAACGCCACGCTTAGTCTTCTGGGCGGCTATACGGCCAATTGTGCAAATCGCGTCGTCAATCCGACCAATACCGTAATCGATGGTCAGAATTCGGCGAACGTCATGTTTCAGATCTCTGCGGAGAACGATGTGACCGTCGAAGGGATTTCTTTCGTCGGTCTGCGCTATGGCTTCGTCTTGTTCTTCGACGATTTCGAGAACGGATCGGGCTATACCTTCACCGTACGTTTCAATATTTTTCGCGATGCGCAGGTGGATTCCAGCACTACCAAAACATCTGCCGGCGTGTACATTCACGGCGCCCCGGACTCCGGTGGCGTGAATATATATTTTCAGAACAATCTGGTTTACGACATCGCCGTCTACGGCGTCTACACCAGCACAGTACCTTCAGTGGCTATCGACAGCAGAGAAGATGGCTTCCTTGCGATCGGCAGTAATACCATAGTGGCGAACAATACGCCGATGTGGGTGGATTTTTACGAGCCCGGTTCCGGCGCGGCAATTCTTGAAAACAACATCATCTACAACGGCACCGCTACCGCACTGGATGTATCTCATAGCGATGCGGGACCTTATGCGCGATACAATATTCTTGGTCCGGTCATGGGGGCGCTCTCCGCTAATGTCGCCAATCTGGGCGCCGATCCGTTGTTTGTCGATATCAACTCGCACGATTATCACCTTTCGAATAATTCGCTAGCGGTGAATTCGGGCGGCCCAGCGGTGGGCATTCCGGGTGGATACCCCAGTCACGATCTCGATGACAAGACACGCGTTGTCGGCAGCCAGATTGATCGCGGCGCCTACGAATCCGCGTTTGATGATCTGAACAATATAACCGTGACCACGGCAATCGATAATGGCAGCAACAGCAGTCCGACCGTCGGCAGCCTGCGCTGGGCGATCAAGGGTGCAAACGCCAATAGCGGTGATTCGAAGATCAGTTTTTCGATTCCATGTCCCACTCTGATCAACATCTCCGGCCCGTTGTTGCCCGACATCACGACCGCCGTCACGATCGATGGCTACACCAATTCCGGTGCGACCAAAAATACCAGTTATGCGAGCTTCAACGCCAACCTCTGCGTGTATTTGAATGGTGAGAACAGCGCAGGTTACGGCTTGCACACCAGCGGCAGCGGCACCTTGACCGTGCGCGGATTGGGCTTCGTCGGCTTTACCGATGCCGCTGTTCGACTCGAAGGTGGTGCCGGAAATTATGTCAACGGCAATCAATTCGGTGATGTCGCGTTCACGGTTAACAATCACGATGCCGTACGCATCACCGGCGCGAGTGGCCATGCATTGATCGGTGGTTACGATGATCCGTCGGTGGTAAATCTGATCGCGGGATGCAGCGATTTCGGGATCTACATCGACAACAGCAGCGGCGGCAGCAGCGTCGCCAATAATCTGATTGGTCTTGGTACCAACGGCGTCAGTGCCAATGGCAATGGCAACGGAGTGTTCATTTATAACTCACCGAACAACACGCTGCTATACAACTACATCGTTAATAGCAGCGGATATGGCGTCGAGATTGCCGGCTTCGGTACGGTCAGCAACAATGTGGTTCAATCGAACGTGATCGGTATCAATCCGGCCGGGCAGGAGGCGGGCAATGCCGGCGGTGGCGTCGTGATCCAGGGCAGTTATGCGACCAACAACATTATCGGTGCACCTTTAAATGCGACCTATGGCGGCAACACGATTGCCTACAACGGCGGCCCGGGGGTTTGGGCTTCAGCCAGCGCTGGTGTAGGTAATCGTATTCTTGCCAATTCGATCTACTCCAACGGCGGTCTGGCGATTGATCTGGGCACGGCCGGAGCTACCGCCAATGATACGTTCGACAACGATAGCGGTGCCAATGATCTGCAGAATTATCCGGTAATGTCGAACGCATTTCGCACCGTCAATCAGGGCGAAGTACTGCAAGGTGTACTTGATTCTTTCAATGGCAATGGCGCCGGATTCCGTCTGGATTTCTACTACAGCTCAAGTTGCACCGGCATCGGCACGCCGGCGCGCGGCGACACTGAGGTGTATCTCGGCACCACCGCGGTATATACCGATATCAACGGCCACGCTGCTTACTGGGTAAAATTGCCGCTACCTTTTATCACAACACTGGGTTACGTGAGCGCCACCGCGACCGCGCCCGATGGCAGCACATCGGAGATTGGTGAATGCAAGCTGGAGTCGAAGGATCTTATCTTCCGCAGCACCTTTGAGGGCGGCGGCTTCTAG
- a CDS encoding right-handed parallel beta-helix repeat-containing protein, translated as MISKRKVVATLLFGAASLLMPFIAIATSPCVNTVTQLQANLATWGGMSSGDMTIRIVQGNYPITLSGFSQTSGTATLSLLGGYTANCASRLVNPTNTVIDGQNSSGVRIYIATRNDVTIEGISFTGLHKAFGLYFDDFSNGSDHTFTVRYNIFHDFQADGSDPNVYAGVHIRGAPDSGGVNLHFQNNLVYGVSATSGLPAIQLTSRDDGILNMDSNTIAGIGSGTAAAVNFYSPGSGAAILENNIIYNGTATSLSFSAGDVGPIAGYNLLGNTQSSVDKGTNVIAGDISNNYGNPLFANTSLHDYHLANNALLSINSGGQIPGLTGVADGLPAHDLDGKTRVVGSAVDRGAYENQTTDDLNNFTVTTIADNGNNTSPTVGSLRWAIKNANANTGASKISFSVPCLSLFNLSSPLLPNITTNVSIDGYSNPGAIKNTSDTSFNANLCVVMNGGASAAYALHTSGSGRLTVRGLAFVGFTDAAIRLEGGGGNYIQGDQFGGIGFTNANHDGIRITGASGNALIGGYDDPSVMNLISGCSDVGVYIDNASGANTVATNLIGLGTDGTSAISNSTGLFIANSPKNIVQYNTIDNSASYGVEIRGVTVVSDNTLQYNTIAANAAGGVLLDGADAMNNTIGAAFNGGAGGNTISANGGPGVWVSTGSGIGNRILVNSIYGNAGLAIDLGGIGAMSNDVLDGDAGANNLQNYPVLLNAFRTPNQYEVVQGVLDSFNSNGVGFRIDFYLSSNCSNFGTPARGETAIYIGGTTVDTNASGHIGYWVKLPLGNYSLGYLSATATAPDGSTSEIGECKQESQDLIFRSSLEGGGF; from the coding sequence ATGATATCGAAACGGAAAGTAGTTGCGACTCTATTGTTCGGTGCGGCGAGTCTGCTGATGCCATTTATTGCGATAGCGACATCGCCATGCGTCAACACGGTCACTCAGCTGCAGGCGAACTTGGCGACGTGGGGCGGCATGAGCAGCGGCGATATGACGATCAGGATCGTCCAGGGCAACTATCCCATCACTTTGAGTGGCTTTAGCCAAACCAGTGGGACTGCCACTCTTAGCCTTCTAGGCGGCTATACGGCCAATTGCGCGAGTCGCCTCGTCAATCCCACAAACACGGTGATCGATGGCCAGAATTCGAGTGGTGTGCGTATCTACATTGCCACGCGAAATGACGTAACGATCGAAGGCATCTCGTTCACCGGATTGCATAAAGCATTCGGCTTGTATTTCGACGATTTTTCTAACGGTAGCGACCACACGTTCACTGTGCGCTACAACATATTCCATGATTTTCAGGCCGACGGTAGTGATCCGAATGTCTACGCTGGTGTGCATATCCGCGGTGCGCCTGATTCCGGTGGTGTGAACTTGCATTTCCAAAACAACCTGGTCTACGGCGTCAGCGCCACCAGCGGACTACCGGCAATACAACTGACCAGCCGCGACGACGGTATTTTGAACATGGACAGCAATACCATCGCGGGGATCGGTAGCGGTACCGCGGCCGCGGTAAATTTCTACAGCCCCGGTTCCGGTGCGGCGATACTTGAGAACAACATCATCTACAACGGCACGGCGACGTCATTGAGCTTTTCAGCCGGCGATGTCGGCCCGATTGCCGGCTACAATTTGCTCGGGAATACGCAGTCCAGTGTCGACAAGGGCACGAACGTCATCGCTGGTGATATCAGCAACAACTACGGCAATCCCCTGTTCGCGAATACCAGTCTGCACGACTACCATCTTGCCAACAACGCGCTGCTGTCGATCAATAGCGGTGGGCAGATTCCCGGCTTGACCGGGGTGGCGGATGGGCTGCCGGCACACGATCTGGATGGCAAGACGCGCGTGGTCGGAAGTGCCGTTGATCGCGGCGCCTATGAAAATCAAACGACCGATGATCTGAACAATTTTACCGTCACCACCATTGCCGACAACGGCAACAACACGAGCCCAACCGTTGGCAGTCTGCGCTGGGCGATCAAGAATGCCAACGCGAATACAGGCGCATCAAAGATCAGCTTTTCGGTTCCTTGCCTGAGTCTGTTCAATCTTTCCAGCCCACTGCTGCCGAATATCACGACCAACGTGAGTATCGATGGTTATTCCAATCCGGGTGCGATCAAGAACACCAGCGATACCAGTTTTAATGCAAATCTTTGCGTAGTAATGAACGGCGGGGCGAGCGCGGCCTACGCGTTGCACACTAGTGGCAGCGGGCGATTGACGGTGCGCGGACTGGCATTTGTCGGATTCACCGATGCGGCGATTCGCCTTGAAGGTGGCGGCGGAAATTATATCCAGGGCGATCAATTCGGAGGCATTGGTTTTACCAACGCAAATCACGACGGCATACGCATCACCGGCGCGAGTGGAAACGCGTTGATCGGCGGTTACGATGATCCGTCGGTAATGAATCTGATCAGCGGTTGTAGTGATGTCGGCGTTTATATCGATAATGCCAGCGGTGCCAATACCGTCGCCACAAATTTGATCGGTCTGGGAACCGATGGCACCAGCGCAATTTCCAACAGCACTGGTCTGTTCATTGCCAACTCACCGAAGAACATTGTCCAGTACAACACCATCGACAACAGTGCGAGTTACGGCGTCGAAATCCGCGGCGTAACCGTGGTGTCCGACAACACATTGCAATACAACACCATCGCAGCAAATGCCGCTGGTGGCGTACTGCTCGATGGCGCTGACGCGATGAACAATACGATCGGCGCGGCGTTCAACGGTGGCGCTGGCGGCAATACGATCAGCGCCAATGGCGGGCCAGGTGTCTGGGTATCAACCGGCTCCGGCATTGGCAATCGTATCCTGGTCAATTCGATTTACGGGAATGCCGGATTGGCGATTGATCTCGGTGGGATCGGTGCGATGTCCAACGATGTGCTTGATGGCGATGCGGGTGCGAATAATCTGCAAAACTATCCGGTGCTGTTGAACGCATTTCGTACTCCGAATCAGTACGAGGTCGTGCAGGGCGTGCTGGATTCTTTCAACAGCAATGGCGTCGGATTCCGGATTGATTTCTACCTTTCCAGCAATTGCTCGAATTTTGGCACACCAGCGCGCGGTGAAACCGCCATATATATCGGTGGCACCACCGTCGATACCAATGCCAGCGGACACATCGGCTACTGGGTGAAATTGCCTCTCGGCAACTACAGTCTGGGGTACCTGAGTGCTACCGCGACCGCGCCCGATGGCAGCACATCGGAGATTGGTGAATGCAAGCAGGAATCCCAGGATCTGATTTTTCGCAGCAGCCTTGAAGGCGGCGGTTTTTAG
- a CDS encoding right-handed parallel beta-helix repeat-containing protein gives MKFLAWVIAFCIGFGLLPQQQAHAIAPICVHHNDSAGLTQALANAVSSGISATIEVEQGTYTVPPTGWYYPFAPRQDISLLGGYIPSTNCQQRLITASPSTPTTNTVLDGQSQNGAAITFSLQQDNPGNLPYGTLVLEGFEIRNLQSTSNGKSSTGLYITHDVSDGYSGGIVFRYNWVHNVVTSGTVVQLDTGGALNFTNNLLDQNVGAYTTYVLSVARNTAPWRIVNNTIANNTGEGLALDQHGSYLQLFNNILYANSSFDLDAVGAVVELHADTYGTSTTSGSGSAGSGSITNHGYAFTGVNPGYDATTFHLNAGSGSINTGAAYAAVIPSQDLDGNPRWIGSNPDRGAFESNASDQAYWVVTNATDSSHATDATVNCNPGSTKCTLREAVTRANATGPSLIAFHLAGSCGPQLIALNSPLPAINNAITVDGYSQPGAASNTVSFDSGAAFNPVLCVIVRGSIGSNVSSAFVAGPTNFGAQLDVRGITFEGFAGAAVSLSQGTYHWIHGDSFGIETNNSPFVFSNAAGVLFGGGAIFNTLGGTAPADLNMLGKMSDATMAAVTINASSTNGHLGNQVVGNLIGMDQSHGAVPNQGTGLLLQNSDRNEIRGNVIVASALDGISLIGASSNWLHDNAIGTLPQAGFNYVSSLSNGGSGIVLSSGSANNAIGVFDKTAYQMGYSNVIQNNKGGPGVWLNTGAGVGNTVLSNSIGSNGPGSGSGGGALAIDFGPLGSAVGGGDAISIFQSYMLGSQTVLLNFVITGNGGDPYRIDFYANINPSSCDASGYGPAELPIQTYSVVLPGSGTVIQGYRAQLPVFGINQSPSYVTATATNLATSGGTSQVSNCATLLNDRVFADSFEAKSVSGG, from the coding sequence ATGAAGTTTCTGGCGTGGGTTATTGCTTTTTGTATCGGGTTCGGTTTGCTGCCGCAACAACAGGCGCATGCGATTGCACCGATATGCGTGCATCACAACGATAGCGCGGGGCTGACGCAGGCATTGGCCAACGCCGTCAGCAGCGGTATCAGTGCGACCATCGAAGTCGAGCAGGGCACATACACGGTTCCGCCGACCGGTTGGTATTACCCTTTCGCGCCACGCCAGGATATTTCGCTGCTCGGGGGGTATATCCCGAGTACGAATTGCCAGCAGCGCCTCATTACCGCCAGCCCGAGTACGCCGACTACCAATACCGTGCTCGATGGCCAGTCGCAGAACGGCGCAGCCATCACATTTTCCCTCCAGCAGGACAATCCGGGCAACCTGCCTTACGGAACGCTCGTGTTGGAGGGATTTGAAATCAGAAATTTGCAGTCCACCAGCAATGGCAAATCGAGTACGGGGTTATATATCACGCACGATGTGTCCGATGGCTATTCCGGCGGCATCGTGTTCCGCTATAACTGGGTACATAACGTTGTAACTTCCGGGACAGTTGTCCAACTGGATACGGGGGGCGCGCTCAACTTCACCAATAACCTGCTTGACCAGAATGTTGGCGCGTATACGACCTATGTGCTGTCTGTTGCTAGAAATACGGCACCGTGGCGTATCGTCAACAACACCATCGCCAACAACACTGGCGAAGGGTTGGCTCTGGATCAGCACGGATCGTACCTGCAACTGTTCAACAATATTTTGTACGCCAACAGCTCGTTCGATCTCGATGCCGTGGGTGCAGTTGTGGAATTGCACGCCGATACCTATGGCACGTCCACGACGTCCGGCAGCGGCAGTGCCGGCAGCGGCAGCATCACCAATCACGGCTATGCGTTTACCGGCGTCAATCCGGGCTACGACGCCACGACTTTTCACCTGAATGCCGGTTCCGGTTCGATCAATACCGGCGCTGCGTATGCTGCTGTCATCCCGTCGCAGGATCTGGATGGCAATCCACGTTGGATTGGCAGCAATCCTGATCGTGGTGCATTCGAGAGCAATGCTTCTGATCAAGCCTATTGGGTGGTGACAAATGCGACCGACAGTAGCCACGCGACCGACGCCACGGTCAATTGCAATCCTGGCTCGACGAAATGCACCTTGCGCGAGGCGGTCACCCGAGCGAATGCCACGGGGCCATCACTTATCGCTTTCCATCTTGCTGGCAGCTGCGGACCGCAACTCATCGCACTCAACTCGCCGCTGCCGGCGATCAATAATGCGATCACCGTGGACGGCTACAGCCAACCGGGTGCGGCGTCGAATACGGTCAGCTTTGACAGCGGCGCAGCGTTCAATCCTGTCTTGTGCGTCATCGTCAGAGGCAGCATCGGTAGTAATGTTTCCTCGGCATTCGTCGCCGGACCGACTAATTTTGGCGCGCAACTCGACGTTCGCGGCATCACCTTCGAAGGTTTTGCAGGAGCAGCGGTGTCGTTGTCGCAGGGTACATACCACTGGATCCACGGCGACAGCTTCGGCATCGAAACCAATAATAGTCCGTTCGTTTTTTCGAATGCTGCCGGCGTCCTGTTCGGCGGCGGGGCGATCTTCAACACGCTTGGCGGCACGGCCCCCGCGGACCTCAACATGCTGGGCAAGATGAGCGATGCGACCATGGCTGCTGTCACGATCAACGCTTCCTCGACCAACGGGCATCTCGGCAACCAGGTGGTCGGCAATCTGATAGGCATGGATCAGAGCCATGGCGCAGTACCGAATCAGGGCACCGGGCTGCTGCTGCAGAACTCCGATCGCAACGAAATCCGCGGCAACGTTATCGTCGCAAGTGCGCTCGATGGCATCAGCCTGATCGGTGCAAGTTCGAACTGGCTGCACGACAACGCTATCGGTACGTTGCCACAGGCCGGGTTTAACTACGTATCGTCTTTGAGCAACGGCGGCAGCGGCATCGTTTTGTCGAGCGGTTCGGCCAACAACGCGATCGGAGTTTTCGACAAGACCGCGTATCAGATGGGCTACAGCAACGTGATCCAGAACAACAAAGGAGGCCCCGGCGTATGGCTGAACACGGGTGCCGGCGTCGGCAACACAGTATTGAGCAACTCCATCGGATCGAACGGGCCAGGTAGCGGCAGCGGCGGCGGCGCTCTGGCAATTGATTTTGGGCCGTTGGGTTCGGCTGTCGGCGGTGGCGATGCGATTTCGATCTTCCAGAGTTACATGCTGGGCTCCCAGACCGTCTTGTTGAATTTTGTGATCACCGGTAACGGTGGCGACCCTTATCGCATCGATTTTTACGCGAATATCAATCCCTCCTCCTGCGACGCCAGCGGCTATGGCCCAGCGGAGCTGCCGATCCAGACGTATTCGGTGGTGCTGCCCGGATCAGGGACGGTGATACAAGGCTACCGTGCGCAACTGCCAGTCTTCGGGATCAATCAGTCGCCGTCTTATGTCACCGCCACCGCGACGAATCTCGCCACCAGCGGCGGCACTTCACAAGTCAGCAACTGCGCAACACTGCTGAATGATCGGGTGTTCGCGGATAGTTTCGAAGCCAAATCCGTTTCCGGTGGCTGA